The proteins below come from a single Stutzerimonas stutzeri RCH2 genomic window:
- the bamC gene encoding outer membrane protein assembly factor BamC, which yields MKRLAGFSTLALMISATSGCGWLWGDDGYFRDRGSDYLSARQTAPMQVAVDGEIRPLDPLLPVPRQVADSSHSGKYEVPRPQRLQVAADISDFSVQSSGDSRWLVAQYAPAQVWIAARQFFTDKGFSIADERRQTGEFATAWQTAAQLDEALVRNLGIQDGETRVRVRVEPGVQRNTSEIYVVSVKRPAGSNAEVAWPETSSNKELDRVLLDELQASLNRSARQGGSVSLLAERDFDAPSRVNLTQDGSGNPLLQLDSDFDRAWSSVGRALQAADVRVDDLDRSLGVYYVNLSERANDPADKPGFFSRLFGGDDKDEIEARAERYQVRLTRAGNGVQVTLDKSIDTVAPADVARRVLSLIKDNLG from the coding sequence ATGAAGCGACTGGCCGGATTCTCGACCCTTGCCCTGATGATCTCTGCAACCAGTGGCTGCGGCTGGCTGTGGGGCGACGATGGATATTTCCGCGACCGCGGCAGTGATTACCTTTCCGCCCGCCAGACTGCACCGATGCAGGTTGCCGTCGATGGTGAGATCCGTCCGCTCGACCCGCTGCTGCCGGTCCCACGTCAGGTTGCCGACAGCAGCCACTCCGGCAAGTACGAGGTGCCACGCCCGCAGCGCCTGCAGGTGGCGGCGGATATCAGTGATTTCAGCGTGCAGTCCTCTGGCGATTCCCGCTGGCTGGTAGCGCAATACGCTCCCGCTCAGGTGTGGATCGCGGCGCGGCAGTTCTTCACCGACAAGGGCTTCAGCATCGCCGACGAGCGTCGCCAGACCGGCGAGTTCGCCACCGCATGGCAGACCGCAGCTCAGCTGGACGAAGCGCTGGTGCGCAATCTGGGTATCCAGGATGGCGAAACCCGCGTGCGGGTTCGTGTCGAGCCTGGCGTGCAGCGCAACACCAGCGAGATCTACGTCGTCAGCGTCAAGCGCCCGGCCGGCAGCAACGCCGAGGTGGCCTGGCCAGAAACCTCCAGCAACAAGGAGCTCGATCGGGTACTGCTCGACGAGCTGCAGGCCAGTCTGAACCGTAGCGCCCGTCAAGGCGGCTCCGTATCGCTGCTGGCCGAGCGCGACTTCGACGCGCCAAGCCGCGTGAATCTGACCCAGGACGGCAGTGGCAATCCGCTGTTGCAGCTCGATAGCGATTTCGACCGCGCCTGGTCGAGCGTAGGCCGGGCGCTGCAGGCCGCAGACGTCCGGGTCGACGATCTGGATCGCAGCCTGGGTGTTTACTACGTGAACCTCAGCGAGCGCGCCAACGATCCGGCTGACAAGCCCGGCTTCTTCAGTCGTCTGTTCGGCGGTGATGACAAGGATGAGATCGAGGCGCGGGCCGAGCGTTATCAGGTGCGCCTGACACGTGCCGGTAATGGCGTCCAGGTAACGCTGGACAAGAGCATCGACACTGTCGCGCCAGCGGACGTCGCCCGTCGTGTGCTCAGTCTGATCAAAGACAACCTGGGCTGA
- a CDS encoding phosphoribosylaminoimidazolesuccinocarboxamide synthase — translation MTTPTALSLKKIYSGKVRDLYEIDDKRMLMVATDRLSAFDVILAEPIPEKGKILTAISNFWFDKLKGLIPNHFTGDKVEDVVPADELALVEGRAVVAKRLKPVAVEAIVRGYIVGSGWKEYQKSGTVCGIQLPAGLKEAAKLPQPIFTPSTKAAVGDHDENISFEQCQAIIGSELAAQVRDVSIALYSAAVEYAATRGIIIADTKFEFGLDEDGTLTLMDEVLTPDSSRFWPADSYEEGKNPPSFDKQFVRDWLESTGWNKQPPAPAVPADVAQKTADKYREALTRLTA, via the coding sequence ATGACCACTCCCACTGCCCTCAGCCTGAAGAAGATCTACTCGGGCAAGGTTCGCGACCTCTACGAGATCGACGACAAACGCATGCTCATGGTCGCCACTGATCGCCTGTCGGCCTTCGATGTGATCCTTGCCGAGCCGATCCCGGAGAAGGGCAAGATCCTTACCGCCATTTCCAACTTCTGGTTCGACAAGCTCAAGGGCCTGATTCCCAATCACTTCACCGGCGACAAGGTCGAGGACGTGGTACCGGCTGACGAGCTGGCGCTGGTGGAAGGGCGTGCCGTCGTCGCCAAGCGCCTCAAGCCGGTCGCGGTAGAGGCCATCGTGCGCGGCTATATCGTCGGTTCCGGTTGGAAGGAGTACCAGAAGAGCGGCACCGTCTGTGGCATCCAGCTGCCAGCTGGCCTTAAGGAAGCTGCCAAGCTGCCGCAGCCGATCTTCACGCCCTCGACCAAGGCTGCTGTAGGCGATCACGACGAGAACATCTCATTCGAGCAATGCCAAGCCATCATCGGTAGCGAGCTGGCCGCCCAGGTGCGCGACGTTTCCATTGCGCTCTACAGCGCAGCGGTCGAATACGCAGCCACACGCGGCATCATCATCGCCGACACCAAGTTCGAATTCGGTCTGGATGAAGATGGCACGCTGACGCTGATGGACGAAGTCTTGACCCCCGACTCCAGCCGCTTCTGGCCCGCCGATAGCTACGAGGAAGGCAAGAATCCGCCGAGCTTCGACAAGCAGTTCGTTCGTGACTGGCTGGAATCCACCGGCTGGAACAAGCAGCCGCCGGCGCCAGCCGTTCCGGCAGACGTCGCGCAGAAGACCGCGGACAAGTACCGCGAGGCACTTACCCGTCTAACGGCCTGA
- a CDS encoding DNA polymerase II has protein sequence MSQQQRGFILTRHWRDTPAGTEISFWLATDDGPRQVCVPHQHSVAFVPEEQHALAEPLLRRERDAELRPLALCDFRHRPVMGLYCRSYRRLLDCARLLRDAGVDVYEADIRPPERYLMERFITAPVSFTDAPAGRNLVNTQLKPASDYRPQLRLVSLDIETTARGDLYSIALEGCGQRQVYMLGPENAQGTAVDFALEYCESRRELLERLNAWFAAHDPDAIIGWNLVQFDLRVLHEHSQRLQVPLRLGRGGEEMEWREHGGRGNHFFAATAGRLIIDGIEALRSATWSFPSFSLENVAQTLLGEGKAIDNPYQRMAEIDRMFAQDKPALARYNLKDCELVTRIFAHTELLTFLLERATVTGLAADRSGGSVAAFEHLYMPLMHRQGFVAPNLGERQAEASPGGFVMNSQPGLYESVLVLDYKSLYPSIIRTFLIDPVGLIEGLRHPNDESSIPGFRGARFSRTRHCLPAIVERVWEGRETAKREHNKPLSQALKIIMNAFYGVLGSSGCRFFDTRLASSITLRGHEIMRRTRELIEAQGHAVIYGDTDSTFVWLRKAHSDGEAACIGRELVQHINDWWCEHLQVEYGLASALELQYETHFRRFLMPTIRGAEEGSKKRYAGLVTRPDGSDGMVFKGLETVRTDWSPLAQRFQQELYQRIFHRQPHRDYVREYVRRTLAGELDDLLIYRKRLRRRLDDYQRNVPPHVRAARLADEFNERQGRPRQYQNGGWISYLITVAGPEPLETRSSVIDYDHYVTRQLQPVADAILPFVGDDFASLVDGQLGLF, from the coding sequence ATGTCGCAGCAACAGCGAGGCTTCATACTGACCCGACACTGGCGCGATACGCCAGCTGGCACCGAGATCAGTTTCTGGCTTGCCACTGATGACGGGCCACGGCAGGTGTGTGTTCCGCATCAGCATTCGGTTGCGTTCGTTCCCGAGGAGCAGCACGCGCTTGCCGAGCCTTTGTTGCGTCGTGAACGTGATGCCGAGTTGAGGCCGCTGGCTCTGTGCGACTTCCGGCATCGGCCGGTGATGGGGCTTTACTGCCGTTCGTATCGTCGCTTGCTGGATTGTGCACGGCTGTTGCGAGATGCCGGGGTGGATGTCTACGAGGCAGACATTCGGCCGCCCGAGCGCTATCTGATGGAGCGCTTCATTACTGCGCCGGTGTCTTTCACTGACGCGCCTGCGGGTCGCAATCTGGTCAATACCCAGCTCAAGCCGGCGTCGGACTACCGGCCTCAGCTCAGATTGGTTTCTCTGGATATCGAAACCACTGCCCGCGGCGATCTCTATTCCATTGCTCTTGAGGGGTGTGGCCAGCGCCAGGTCTATATGCTTGGGCCGGAAAACGCGCAGGGCACGGCCGTCGATTTTGCTCTGGAGTATTGTGAAAGCCGACGCGAGCTGCTCGAGCGCCTGAACGCCTGGTTCGCCGCGCACGATCCTGACGCAATCATTGGCTGGAATCTGGTGCAGTTCGATTTGCGCGTGTTGCACGAGCATTCGCAGCGGCTGCAGGTGCCGCTGCGCCTCGGGCGCGGTGGTGAGGAGATGGAGTGGCGGGAGCACGGCGGTCGCGGCAACCATTTCTTCGCGGCGACCGCTGGGCGCTTGATCATTGATGGCATCGAGGCGCTGCGCTCGGCGACCTGGAGTTTCCCCTCGTTCAGTCTGGAGAACGTCGCCCAGACTCTGTTGGGCGAAGGCAAGGCGATCGACAATCCGTACCAGCGCATGGCGGAAATCGACCGCATGTTCGCCCAGGACAAGCCGGCCCTGGCGCGCTACAACCTCAAGGACTGCGAGCTGGTCACGCGGATCTTTGCCCATACCGAACTGCTGACCTTCCTGCTGGAGCGCGCCACGGTGACGGGACTCGCGGCTGATCGAAGCGGCGGATCGGTCGCTGCGTTCGAGCATCTGTACATGCCGTTGATGCATCGCCAAGGCTTCGTTGCGCCGAACCTCGGCGAGCGTCAGGCCGAGGCCAGCCCGGGTGGCTTCGTGATGAATTCGCAGCCGGGGTTGTACGAGTCGGTGCTGGTGCTCGATTACAAGAGCCTTTATCCGTCGATCATCCGCACCTTTCTCATCGACCCTGTGGGGCTGATCGAGGGGCTGCGTCACCCCAACGATGAGTCGTCGATTCCCGGCTTTCGCGGCGCGCGTTTCTCGCGCACCCGGCACTGCCTGCCGGCGATCGTGGAGCGTGTCTGGGAAGGGCGCGAGACAGCGAAGCGCGAGCACAACAAGCCGCTGTCACAAGCGCTGAAAATCATCATGAATGCCTTTTACGGCGTGCTGGGCTCCAGCGGTTGTCGATTCTTCGATACGCGGTTGGCCTCGTCTATCACCTTGCGTGGCCACGAAATCATGCGGCGTACGCGGGAGCTGATCGAGGCGCAAGGCCACGCCGTGATCTATGGCGATACCGACTCTACCTTCGTCTGGCTGCGCAAGGCGCACTCCGATGGCGAGGCTGCATGCATCGGTCGCGAGCTGGTGCAGCACATCAACGATTGGTGGTGTGAGCATCTGCAGGTCGAGTACGGCCTTGCCAGTGCGCTGGAGCTGCAGTACGAAACGCATTTCCGGCGTTTTCTGATGCCGACCATTCGCGGTGCTGAGGAGGGCAGCAAGAAACGTTATGCAGGCCTGGTTACCCGTCCGGACGGCAGTGACGGCATGGTCTTCAAGGGCCTGGAAACAGTGCGCACGGATTGGTCACCGTTGGCCCAGCGCTTTCAGCAGGAGCTCTACCAGCGCATTTTCCACCGCCAGCCGCACCGCGATTACGTCCGCGAGTACGTGCGGCGCACGCTGGCTGGCGAGCTGGATGACTTGCTGATCTATCGTAAACGCCTGCGTCGCAGGCTGGACGACTACCAGCGCAACGTGCCGCCGCATGTGCGTGCGGCGCGCCTGGCTGATGAGTTCAACGAGCGTCAGGGGCGGCCGAGGCAGTACCAGAACGGCGGTTGGATCAGTTACCTGATCACGGTCGCGGGGCCGGAGCCGCTGGAGACGCGGTCATCGGTTATCGATTACGACCACTACGTGACGCGGCAGCTGCAACCTGTGGCGGATGCGATCTTGCCGTTCGTGGGCGACGATTTCGCTTCGCTGGTCGACGGACAGCTCGGGTTGTTCTGA
- a CDS encoding YdbL family protein, which translates to MKTYLKLTSLLFALMLALPAAAMTLNEAMSALGDAKASGLLGERPDGYLGVVRSSNNAEEIASQINQARRAEYHRVAKQNGISVSDVEAIAGKKAIEKTPSGQIIQLNGNWVRK; encoded by the coding sequence ATGAAAACCTATCTGAAATTGACGAGCCTGCTGTTTGCCCTGATGCTCGCCCTGCCCGCAGCAGCCATGACCCTCAACGAAGCCATGTCGGCGCTGGGAGATGCCAAGGCCAGCGGCCTGCTTGGCGAGAGGCCCGACGGCTACCTGGGCGTGGTTCGCTCCAGCAATAATGCCGAGGAGATCGCCAGCCAGATCAATCAGGCGCGCCGCGCGGAATACCACCGTGTTGCCAAGCAGAACGGCATCAGCGTCAGCGACGTCGAAGCCATCGCCGGCAAGAAAGCCATCGAGAAAACACCGTCCGGCCAGATCATCCAGCTCAACGGGAACTGGGTCCGCAAGTGA
- a CDS encoding YnbE family lipoprotein: protein MRLRQSLTILLLALFASACTPRVELAVPNEPININLNVKIEHEIYIRVDKQLDSIINQDSGLF from the coding sequence ATGCGGTTGCGCCAATCGCTGACCATTCTGCTGCTGGCCCTGTTCGCCAGCGCCTGTACGCCGCGGGTGGAACTGGCCGTGCCGAACGAGCCGATCAACATCAACCTGAACGTGAAGATCGAACACGAGATTTACATCCGGGTAGACAAGCAGCTCGACTCGATCATCAACCAAGACAGCGGACTGTTCTGA